A window of Ananas comosus cultivar F153 linkage group 4, ASM154086v1, whole genome shotgun sequence contains these coding sequences:
- the LOC109709157 gene encoding pentatricopeptide repeat-containing protein At5g02830, chloroplastic isoform X5 produces the protein MAESSLVLPLSLLLPPQNPKSPPRSPPLRRRNLRPLTPKPLLSDVRRDLTSPSSPSTSAASAAAAASTRRRILTYYARLASKLARSGRLRDFLMVAESILTSDAAADDDSPQFVARLGVRMVSEGVSSLLWRGRLQEVLDFVREAERIGISSPLLFDATAMDDLATECRRLLDQDRLEEFVVLMETLAGYRFFVKDIIDPVDILKKLVKKRDLDLAVRYARVFPHSQLLLCFIIQEFGNKRDLTSAIRAFEVLKQQSGGINMFACRSIIDICGHCGDFLRSRIILEELLAEKIVPNVYVFNSLMNVNAHDLSYTLQAYKNMQNLGVAADLTSYNILLKACCNARRVDLAQNIYRDMKHLALNGALKLNVYTYSTMIKVFADAKMWQMALSIKDDMLISDVSPNMITWSSLISACAKSGLVDKAIQVFEEMLINGCEPNAQCCNIILCACVESSQNFQGAIQAFRRMQDIGITPDVVAYTTAIKACVENKKLKMAFSLFEEMKKFQLQPNWVTYNTLLRARSRYGSLYEVQQCLAVYQDMRKAGYSSNDYYLKELIEEWCEGVLCSKNQNQELVSDGSSVMKGESRKLYDLFLEKVAAHLQKDIGENQIIDIRGLTKVEARIIVLSVLRMIKESYLLGNTIQEEDMIIITGVGKEAKGAASHPLEVQQTLVGVLKNELGLDVMTGHRALCSGRAPPHSDSALRSPTVLEMTEVVEDYTHLARRPRDLGVLKVTRDSLQQWLQKKSSQGI, from the exons ATGGCGGAGTCGTCCCTCgtcctccccctctcccttcTACTCCctcctcaaaaccctaaatctccTCCCCGATCCCCTCCTCTTCGCCGCCGCAACCTCCGCCCCCTCACCCCCAAACCCCTCCTCTCCGACGTTCGCCGCGATCtcacctccccctcctccccctccacctccgccgcctccgccgccgccgccgcgtccacGCGCCGCCGCATCCTCACGTACTACGCGCGCCTCGCCTCCAAGCTCGCCCGGAGCGGGCGGCTCCGCGACTTCTTGATGGTCGCCGAGAGCATCCTCAcctccgacgccgccgccgatgaCGATTCCCCGCAGTTCGTGGCGCGCCTCGGCGTTAGGATGGTCTCCGAGGGGGTCTCGTCGCTCCTCTGGAGGGGGAGGCTCCAGGAGGTTCTCGATTTCGTCCGAGAGGCGGAGCGGATCGGGATCTCCTCTCCGTTGCTCTTCGACGCGACCGCTATGGACGATCTCGCGACGGAGTGCCGCCGCCTCTTGGATCAAGATCGGTTGGAGGAATTTGTTGTGTTAATGGAAACCCTCGCAG GTTATCGCTTTTTCGTTAAAGATATTATCGATCCAGTTGACATATTGAAGAAACTTGTCAAGAAGCGTGATCTAGATTTGGCTGTAAG GTACGCGAGGGTTTTCCCACACTCCCAACTTTTATTGTGCTTTATCATACAGGAATTCGGAAATAAACGTGACTTGACATCTGCTATTAGAGCTTTTGAAGTGCTTAAGCAACAGTCAGGCGGTATCAACATGTTTGCTTGCCGAAGTATTATTGATATTTGTGGTCATTGCGGTGATTTTTTGCGATCTAGGATTATATTGGAG GAGCTGCTTGCTGAGAAGATTGTTCCCAATGTATATGTTTTTAACAGCCTTATGAATGTGAATGCCCATGACTTGAGTTACACCTTGCAAGCCTACAAGAATATGCAA AATCTCGGTGTCGCTGCAGACCTGACTTCGTATAATATACTCCTGAAGGCATGCTGTAATGCCAGAAGGGTTGATTTGGCCCAGAACATTTACAGGGATATGAAGCATTTGGCACTGAATGGAGCTCTTAAATTAAATGTTTACACCTACAGTACAATGATTAAG GTGTTTGCAGATGCAAAAATGTGGCAGATGGCTTTGAGCATTAAAGATGACATGCTTATTTCTGATGTTAGTCCTAATATGATTACTTGGTCATCCTTGATCAGCGCTTGTGCTAAATCTGGCCTGGTAGACAAAGCCATTCAGGTGTTTGAAGAAATGTTAATCAATGGATGTGAACCTAACGCTCAGTGTTGCAACATTATCCTCTGTGCTTGTGTTGAATCAT CTCAAAATTTTCAAGGTGCTATACAG GCGTTCAGAAGGATGCAAGACATTGGAATTACGCCCGATGTTGTTGCATATACAACTGCAATCAAG GCTtgtgttgaaaataaaaaattaaagatggCATTTTCTTTGTTCGAAGAGATGAAAAAGTTCCAATTACAGCCCAATTGG GTGACATACAATACTCTTCTGAGAGCACGTAGCAGATATGGATCATTATATGAAGTTCAGCAGTGTCTGGCGGTTTATCAAGATATGCGGAAAGCAGG GTACAGTTCAAATGATTATTATCTGAAGGAACTAATAGAAGAGTGGTGCGAAGGAGTATTGTGTAGTAAGAATCAAAATCAAGAGTTGGTAAGCGACGGCAGTTCCGTGATGAAGGGTGAATCAAGGAAGCTTTATGATTTATTTCTTGAAAAAGTAGCTGCACATTTGCAAAAAGATATTGGTGAAAACCAAATTATTGATATCCGTGGGCTTACTAAG GTTGAAGCTCGGATTATTGTTCTTTCAGTTTTGCGGATGATAAAAGAGAGCTATTTGCTAG GTAACACAATCCAAGAAGAAGATATGATCATCATCACAGGGGTTGGGAAAGAAGCAAAAGGGGCCGCCTCACATCCACTTGAAGTACAACAAACACTTGTCGGCGTTCTAAAGAATGAATTGGGCCTCGATGTTATGACTGGACATAGAGCTCTATGCAGTGGTCGTGCACCGCCTCATTCTGATAGTGCTTTAAGAAGCCCAACTGTTCTCGAAATGACTGAGGTGGTAGAGGATTATACACATTTGGCGAGGAGACCACGAGATTTGGGAGTGTTAAAGGTCACTAGAGACTCGCTACAGCAGTGGTTGCAGAAAAAAAGTTCTCAAGGTATATAG
- the LOC109709157 gene encoding pentatricopeptide repeat-containing protein At5g02830, chloroplastic isoform X4 produces MAESSLVLPLSLLLPPQNPKSPPRSPPLRRRNLRPLTPKPLLSDVRRDLTSPSSPSTSAASAAAAASTRRRILTYYARLASKLARSGRLRDFLMVAESILTSDAAADDDSPQFVARLGVRMVSEGVSSLLWRGRLQEVLDFVREAERIGISSPLLFDATAMDDLATECRRLLDQDRLEEFVVLMETLAGYRFFVKDIIDPVDILKKLVKKRDLDLAVRYARVFPHSQLLLCFIIQEFGNKRDLTSAIRAFEVLKQQSGGINMFACRSIIDICGHCGDFLRSRIILEELLAEKIVPNVYVFNSLMNVNAHDLSYTLQAYKNMQNLGVAADLTSYNILLKACCNARRVDLAQNIYRDMKHLALNGALKLNVYTYSTMIKVFADAKMWQMALSIKDDMLISDVSPNMITWSSLISACAKSGLVDKAIQVFEEMLINGCEPNAQCCNIILCACVESCLSQCISIAAAFRRMQDIGITPDVVAYTTAIKACVENKKLKMAFSLFEEMKKFQLQPNWVTYNTLLRARSRYGSLYEVQQCLAVYQDMRKAGYSSNDYYLKELIEEWCEGVLCSKNQNQELVSDGSSVMKGESRKLYDLFLEKVAAHLQKDIGENQIIDIRGLTKVEARIIVLSVLRMIKESYLLGNTIQEEDMIIITGVGKEAKGAASHPLEVQQTLVGVLKNELGLDVMTGHRALCSGRAPPHSDSALRSPTVLEMTEVVEDYTHLARRPRDLGVLKVTRDSLQQWLQKKSSQGI; encoded by the exons ATGGCGGAGTCGTCCCTCgtcctccccctctcccttcTACTCCctcctcaaaaccctaaatctccTCCCCGATCCCCTCCTCTTCGCCGCCGCAACCTCCGCCCCCTCACCCCCAAACCCCTCCTCTCCGACGTTCGCCGCGATCtcacctccccctcctccccctccacctccgccgcctccgccgccgccgccgcgtccacGCGCCGCCGCATCCTCACGTACTACGCGCGCCTCGCCTCCAAGCTCGCCCGGAGCGGGCGGCTCCGCGACTTCTTGATGGTCGCCGAGAGCATCCTCAcctccgacgccgccgccgatgaCGATTCCCCGCAGTTCGTGGCGCGCCTCGGCGTTAGGATGGTCTCCGAGGGGGTCTCGTCGCTCCTCTGGAGGGGGAGGCTCCAGGAGGTTCTCGATTTCGTCCGAGAGGCGGAGCGGATCGGGATCTCCTCTCCGTTGCTCTTCGACGCGACCGCTATGGACGATCTCGCGACGGAGTGCCGCCGCCTCTTGGATCAAGATCGGTTGGAGGAATTTGTTGTGTTAATGGAAACCCTCGCAG GTTATCGCTTTTTCGTTAAAGATATTATCGATCCAGTTGACATATTGAAGAAACTTGTCAAGAAGCGTGATCTAGATTTGGCTGTAAG GTACGCGAGGGTTTTCCCACACTCCCAACTTTTATTGTGCTTTATCATACAGGAATTCGGAAATAAACGTGACTTGACATCTGCTATTAGAGCTTTTGAAGTGCTTAAGCAACAGTCAGGCGGTATCAACATGTTTGCTTGCCGAAGTATTATTGATATTTGTGGTCATTGCGGTGATTTTTTGCGATCTAGGATTATATTGGAG GAGCTGCTTGCTGAGAAGATTGTTCCCAATGTATATGTTTTTAACAGCCTTATGAATGTGAATGCCCATGACTTGAGTTACACCTTGCAAGCCTACAAGAATATGCAA AATCTCGGTGTCGCTGCAGACCTGACTTCGTATAATATACTCCTGAAGGCATGCTGTAATGCCAGAAGGGTTGATTTGGCCCAGAACATTTACAGGGATATGAAGCATTTGGCACTGAATGGAGCTCTTAAATTAAATGTTTACACCTACAGTACAATGATTAAG GTGTTTGCAGATGCAAAAATGTGGCAGATGGCTTTGAGCATTAAAGATGACATGCTTATTTCTGATGTTAGTCCTAATATGATTACTTGGTCATCCTTGATCAGCGCTTGTGCTAAATCTGGCCTGGTAGACAAAGCCATTCAGGTGTTTGAAGAAATGTTAATCAATGGATGTGAACCTAACGCTCAGTGTTGCAACATTATCCTCTGTGCTTGTGTTGAATCAT GTTTGTCCCAGTGCATCTCTATAGCTGCT GCGTTCAGAAGGATGCAAGACATTGGAATTACGCCCGATGTTGTTGCATATACAACTGCAATCAAG GCTtgtgttgaaaataaaaaattaaagatggCATTTTCTTTGTTCGAAGAGATGAAAAAGTTCCAATTACAGCCCAATTGG GTGACATACAATACTCTTCTGAGAGCACGTAGCAGATATGGATCATTATATGAAGTTCAGCAGTGTCTGGCGGTTTATCAAGATATGCGGAAAGCAGG GTACAGTTCAAATGATTATTATCTGAAGGAACTAATAGAAGAGTGGTGCGAAGGAGTATTGTGTAGTAAGAATCAAAATCAAGAGTTGGTAAGCGACGGCAGTTCCGTGATGAAGGGTGAATCAAGGAAGCTTTATGATTTATTTCTTGAAAAAGTAGCTGCACATTTGCAAAAAGATATTGGTGAAAACCAAATTATTGATATCCGTGGGCTTACTAAG GTTGAAGCTCGGATTATTGTTCTTTCAGTTTTGCGGATGATAAAAGAGAGCTATTTGCTAG GTAACACAATCCAAGAAGAAGATATGATCATCATCACAGGGGTTGGGAAAGAAGCAAAAGGGGCCGCCTCACATCCACTTGAAGTACAACAAACACTTGTCGGCGTTCTAAAGAATGAATTGGGCCTCGATGTTATGACTGGACATAGAGCTCTATGCAGTGGTCGTGCACCGCCTCATTCTGATAGTGCTTTAAGAAGCCCAACTGTTCTCGAAATGACTGAGGTGGTAGAGGATTATACACATTTGGCGAGGAGACCACGAGATTTGGGAGTGTTAAAGGTCACTAGAGACTCGCTACAGCAGTGGTTGCAGAAAAAAAGTTCTCAAGGTATATAG
- the LOC109709157 gene encoding pentatricopeptide repeat-containing protein At5g02830, chloroplastic isoform X6 encodes MAESSLVLPLSLLLPPQNPKSPPRSPPLRRRNLRPLTPKPLLSDVRRDLTSPSSPSTSAASAAAAASTRRRILTYYARLASKLARSGRLRDFLMVAESILTSDAAADDDSPQFVARLGVRMVSEGVSSLLWRGRLQEVLDFVREAERIGISSPLLFDATAMDDLATECRRLLDQDRLEEFVVLMETLAGYRFFVKDIIDPVDILKKLVKKRDLDLAVRYARVFPHSQLLLCFIIQEFGNKRDLTSAIRAFEVLKQQSGGINMFACRSIIDICGHCGDFLRSRIILEELLAEKIVPNVYVFNSLMNVNAHDLSYTLQAYKNMQNLGVAADLTSYNILLKACCNARRVDLAQNIYRDMKHLALNGALKLNVYTYSTMIKVFADAKMWQMALSIKDDMLISDVSPNMITWSSLISACAKSGLVDKAIQVFEEMLINGCEPNAQCCNIILCACVESCQYDKAFRLFYSWKDTGFKIFCTSKAKRSPLYSGSEPTYTVVPFKPTIATFNILMKACGTDFYRAKALIHEMKIVGLNPNHISWSVLIDIYGTAQNFQGAIQAFRRMQDIGITPDVVAYTTAIKACVENKKLKMAFSLFEEMKKFQLQPNWVTYNTLLRARSRYGSLYEVQQCLAVYQDMRKAGYSSNDYYLKELIEEWCEGVLCSKNQNQELVSDGSSVMKGESRKLYDLFLEKVAAHLQKDIGENQIIDIRGLTKVTQSKKKI; translated from the exons ATGGCGGAGTCGTCCCTCgtcctccccctctcccttcTACTCCctcctcaaaaccctaaatctccTCCCCGATCCCCTCCTCTTCGCCGCCGCAACCTCCGCCCCCTCACCCCCAAACCCCTCCTCTCCGACGTTCGCCGCGATCtcacctccccctcctccccctccacctccgccgcctccgccgccgccgccgcgtccacGCGCCGCCGCATCCTCACGTACTACGCGCGCCTCGCCTCCAAGCTCGCCCGGAGCGGGCGGCTCCGCGACTTCTTGATGGTCGCCGAGAGCATCCTCAcctccgacgccgccgccgatgaCGATTCCCCGCAGTTCGTGGCGCGCCTCGGCGTTAGGATGGTCTCCGAGGGGGTCTCGTCGCTCCTCTGGAGGGGGAGGCTCCAGGAGGTTCTCGATTTCGTCCGAGAGGCGGAGCGGATCGGGATCTCCTCTCCGTTGCTCTTCGACGCGACCGCTATGGACGATCTCGCGACGGAGTGCCGCCGCCTCTTGGATCAAGATCGGTTGGAGGAATTTGTTGTGTTAATGGAAACCCTCGCAG GTTATCGCTTTTTCGTTAAAGATATTATCGATCCAGTTGACATATTGAAGAAACTTGTCAAGAAGCGTGATCTAGATTTGGCTGTAAG GTACGCGAGGGTTTTCCCACACTCCCAACTTTTATTGTGCTTTATCATACAGGAATTCGGAAATAAACGTGACTTGACATCTGCTATTAGAGCTTTTGAAGTGCTTAAGCAACAGTCAGGCGGTATCAACATGTTTGCTTGCCGAAGTATTATTGATATTTGTGGTCATTGCGGTGATTTTTTGCGATCTAGGATTATATTGGAG GAGCTGCTTGCTGAGAAGATTGTTCCCAATGTATATGTTTTTAACAGCCTTATGAATGTGAATGCCCATGACTTGAGTTACACCTTGCAAGCCTACAAGAATATGCAA AATCTCGGTGTCGCTGCAGACCTGACTTCGTATAATATACTCCTGAAGGCATGCTGTAATGCCAGAAGGGTTGATTTGGCCCAGAACATTTACAGGGATATGAAGCATTTGGCACTGAATGGAGCTCTTAAATTAAATGTTTACACCTACAGTACAATGATTAAG GTGTTTGCAGATGCAAAAATGTGGCAGATGGCTTTGAGCATTAAAGATGACATGCTTATTTCTGATGTTAGTCCTAATATGATTACTTGGTCATCCTTGATCAGCGCTTGTGCTAAATCTGGCCTGGTAGACAAAGCCATTCAGGTGTTTGAAGAAATGTTAATCAATGGATGTGAACCTAACGCTCAGTGTTGCAACATTATCCTCTGTGCTTGTGTTGAATCATGTCAGTATGACAAAGCTTTTCGTTTGTTCTATTCTTGGAAAGATACTGGTTTCAAGATTTTCTGTACTTCCAAAGCCAAAAGATCACCTTTATACAGTGGAAGCGAACCAACATATACGGTGGTTCCTTTTAAACCAACAATTGCTACTTTCAACATATTGATGAAGGCTTGTGGTACTGATTTCTACCGTGCAAAAGCTTTAATACATGAAATGAAAATAGTTGGTCTAAATCCTAACCACATTAGCTGGTCTGTTCTGATTGATATTTATGGAACAGCTCAAAATTTTCAAGGTGCTATACAG GCGTTCAGAAGGATGCAAGACATTGGAATTACGCCCGATGTTGTTGCATATACAACTGCAATCAAG GCTtgtgttgaaaataaaaaattaaagatggCATTTTCTTTGTTCGAAGAGATGAAAAAGTTCCAATTACAGCCCAATTGG GTGACATACAATACTCTTCTGAGAGCACGTAGCAGATATGGATCATTATATGAAGTTCAGCAGTGTCTGGCGGTTTATCAAGATATGCGGAAAGCAGG GTACAGTTCAAATGATTATTATCTGAAGGAACTAATAGAAGAGTGGTGCGAAGGAGTATTGTGTAGTAAGAATCAAAATCAAGAGTTGGTAAGCGACGGCAGTTCCGTGATGAAGGGTGAATCAAGGAAGCTTTATGATTTATTTCTTGAAAAAGTAGCTGCACATTTGCAAAAAGATATTGGTGAAAACCAAATTATTGATATCCGTGGGCTTACTAAG GTAACACAATCCAAGAAGAAGATATGA
- the LOC109709157 gene encoding pentatricopeptide repeat-containing protein At5g02830, chloroplastic isoform X7, which translates to MAESSLVLPLSLLLPPQNPKSPPRSPPLRRRNLRPLTPKPLLSDVRRDLTSPSSPSTSAASAAAAASTRRRILTYYARLASKLARSGRLRDFLMVAESILTSDAAADDDSPQFVARLGVRMVSEGVSSLLWRGRLQEVLDFVREAERIGISSPLLFDATAMDDLATECRRLLDQDRLEEFVVLMETLAGYRFFVKDIIDPVDILKKLVKKRDLDLAVRYARVFPHSQLLLCFIIQEFGNKRDLTSAIRAFEVLKQQSGGINMFACRSIIDICGHCGDFLRSRIILEELLAEKIVPNVYVFNSLMNVNAHDLSYTLQAYKNMQNLGVAADLTSYNILLKACCNARRVDLAQNIYRDMKHLALNGALKLNVYTYSTMIKVFADAKMWQMALSIKDDMLISDVSPNMITWSSLISACAKSGLVDKAIQVFEEMLINGCEPNAQCCNIILCACVESCQYDKAFRLFYSWKDTGFKIFCTSKAKRSPLYSGSEPTYTVVPFKPTIATFNILMKACGTDFYRAKALIHEMKIVGLNPNHISWSVLIDIYGTAQNFQGAIQAFRRMQDIGITPDVVAYTTAIKACVENKKLKMAFSLFEEMKKFQLQPNWVTYNTLLRARSRYGSLYEVQQCLAVYQDMRKAGYAKKSSAVYEYSFHADIYRFIQVQFK; encoded by the exons ATGGCGGAGTCGTCCCTCgtcctccccctctcccttcTACTCCctcctcaaaaccctaaatctccTCCCCGATCCCCTCCTCTTCGCCGCCGCAACCTCCGCCCCCTCACCCCCAAACCCCTCCTCTCCGACGTTCGCCGCGATCtcacctccccctcctccccctccacctccgccgcctccgccgccgccgccgcgtccacGCGCCGCCGCATCCTCACGTACTACGCGCGCCTCGCCTCCAAGCTCGCCCGGAGCGGGCGGCTCCGCGACTTCTTGATGGTCGCCGAGAGCATCCTCAcctccgacgccgccgccgatgaCGATTCCCCGCAGTTCGTGGCGCGCCTCGGCGTTAGGATGGTCTCCGAGGGGGTCTCGTCGCTCCTCTGGAGGGGGAGGCTCCAGGAGGTTCTCGATTTCGTCCGAGAGGCGGAGCGGATCGGGATCTCCTCTCCGTTGCTCTTCGACGCGACCGCTATGGACGATCTCGCGACGGAGTGCCGCCGCCTCTTGGATCAAGATCGGTTGGAGGAATTTGTTGTGTTAATGGAAACCCTCGCAG GTTATCGCTTTTTCGTTAAAGATATTATCGATCCAGTTGACATATTGAAGAAACTTGTCAAGAAGCGTGATCTAGATTTGGCTGTAAG GTACGCGAGGGTTTTCCCACACTCCCAACTTTTATTGTGCTTTATCATACAGGAATTCGGAAATAAACGTGACTTGACATCTGCTATTAGAGCTTTTGAAGTGCTTAAGCAACAGTCAGGCGGTATCAACATGTTTGCTTGCCGAAGTATTATTGATATTTGTGGTCATTGCGGTGATTTTTTGCGATCTAGGATTATATTGGAG GAGCTGCTTGCTGAGAAGATTGTTCCCAATGTATATGTTTTTAACAGCCTTATGAATGTGAATGCCCATGACTTGAGTTACACCTTGCAAGCCTACAAGAATATGCAA AATCTCGGTGTCGCTGCAGACCTGACTTCGTATAATATACTCCTGAAGGCATGCTGTAATGCCAGAAGGGTTGATTTGGCCCAGAACATTTACAGGGATATGAAGCATTTGGCACTGAATGGAGCTCTTAAATTAAATGTTTACACCTACAGTACAATGATTAAG GTGTTTGCAGATGCAAAAATGTGGCAGATGGCTTTGAGCATTAAAGATGACATGCTTATTTCTGATGTTAGTCCTAATATGATTACTTGGTCATCCTTGATCAGCGCTTGTGCTAAATCTGGCCTGGTAGACAAAGCCATTCAGGTGTTTGAAGAAATGTTAATCAATGGATGTGAACCTAACGCTCAGTGTTGCAACATTATCCTCTGTGCTTGTGTTGAATCATGTCAGTATGACAAAGCTTTTCGTTTGTTCTATTCTTGGAAAGATACTGGTTTCAAGATTTTCTGTACTTCCAAAGCCAAAAGATCACCTTTATACAGTGGAAGCGAACCAACATATACGGTGGTTCCTTTTAAACCAACAATTGCTACTTTCAACATATTGATGAAGGCTTGTGGTACTGATTTCTACCGTGCAAAAGCTTTAATACATGAAATGAAAATAGTTGGTCTAAATCCTAACCACATTAGCTGGTCTGTTCTGATTGATATTTATGGAACAGCTCAAAATTTTCAAGGTGCTATACAG GCGTTCAGAAGGATGCAAGACATTGGAATTACGCCCGATGTTGTTGCATATACAACTGCAATCAAG GCTtgtgttgaaaataaaaaattaaagatggCATTTTCTTTGTTCGAAGAGATGAAAAAGTTCCAATTACAGCCCAATTGG GTGACATACAATACTCTTCTGAGAGCACGTAGCAGATATGGATCATTATATGAAGTTCAGCAGTGTCTGGCGGTTTATCAAGATATGCGGAAAGCAGGGTATGCAAAAAAGTCTAGTGCAGTATATGAATATTCCTTTCATGCTGACATTTACCGTTTTATTCAA GTACAGTTCAAATGA